The Deltaproteobacteria bacterium genome includes the window GCAGAGTTTCTCATGATTTCCTACAGTCTCCATCATAGTCTCACCCGAGGTCCATACGCCGCGGCCCCGCCTTGCTTGCTCATTTGATCGGATAAATGGGCTGGCATCGGCGCTGAGGCTTTTTTGCCGCCATAAAAAATCTCTTCCCACGCCCCTTTGAGTTCCTCGAGCATGCCAAGAACTTCATCAAAGACGGATGGCTCTTTCTCCACATCACCCTGCAAGATGCGGCGTATCATGTATTCATAGATTGCCCGCAGATTTGTTGCAATCTGACCTCCTTTTTCAAAATCAAGCGAACACAAGAGTTCATTTACAATGTCTTGAAATTTCTGCACCGCCCTCGCCTTGGCCTCATATTCGCGGGCATCATACTTTTCCCTGGCAAGCCTTAAATTACTGATCGCCCCTTCGTAGCACATAATCACCAATCTCTTCGGATCTGCTGTCATAACATTTGTCTGTTGATAGGCGCCAACCCCATTTCCATGCATTAATCCGTCCTCCTTTGGTTTGAATAAAATCGCTACGCGATTTTATCTAACGCGGCTTCGCCGCTTACTCCCCACTGCCTACCACCCATAAGCGCTAGTTGTTTTGTAAACGTTCACAGGTTACATTTATGCCGTACGGAATTGTTTTGAAAGATGTTCGATGTTCATTTTTTTCAGTAAACCTTCCTCAGTCCATCCGGTGCAAAAATAACTTAGCGCTTATGCCCTACTACACCCAACCA containing:
- the fliS gene encoding flagellar export chaperone FliS, with product MHGNGVGAYQQTNVMTADPKRLVIMCYEGAISNLRLAREKYDAREYEAKARAVQKFQDIVNELLCSLDFEKGGQIATNLRAIYEYMIRRILQGDVEKEPSVFDEVLGMLEELKGAWEEIFYGGKKASAPMPAHLSDQMSKQGGAAAYGPRVRL